A stretch of DNA from Peromyscus maniculatus bairdii isolate BWxNUB_F1_BW_parent chromosome 7, HU_Pman_BW_mat_3.1, whole genome shotgun sequence:
GACTACATCCTTGgagaaagcaggagaaagaagTCAGATTTTAAGGCATCCGTGTACAGAGGCAGAGCCTTGGCTCTGGTAACTGGGatctgggggctgggaagaggaCTGTCAGtaaaaatgcttgcctagcaaatacCGGGGCCTGGATTTTATCAgaagaaaccaaaatgaaaaatcccaggtgtggcagcacatgcctgtcattccagaggaggtggaggcaggtgcaTACTTGGGACTGGCTGACCAGTCAGTctggcctacttggcaagttctaaGGAAATGAGacattttgtttcaaaaaaagtGGACATTGCCTGAGAACAGTACcggaggttgacctctggtctactctctctctctctctttctctctctctctctctctctctctctctctctctctctctctctctctctctctctcacacacacacacacacacacacacacacacacacacacacacacacacacacacacacatgcatacaagctCTCTCACACACCCagacgcatgcatgcacactctgGAATTCATCAAGGGAGACAGGAAAATTCAGGGATGCAGATTTTCAGAAATGAGGTCCCTAGGGAGTACCACCTCATCCAGTACTTCTCAAGAGCTGTGCCTCCAGTGCAGGATGCACAGAGGGGCTCTGACCCGCACACACTACTCTGGGTATTCATTTTCCCTGTTCTCTACCAATCAGGCCGACCCTGTCCCAGGAAGGGAAGGCCTGTGGCTACAGGGCTCCTGGCTCCGTGGTTGTCCCACCCCTGGACACTGGTTTTTCTCATCTGTGTGGAGAGGCTGACTGCAGTGTGCCCCAAATGTGATTCTGGTGGATTCAACACACTGATGATGAAGTGACTGCCTTGGCGATGGTGTCTGTGATTCCCCGGGGGCTTTCTTAACCTGGACCAAACCTTCCTCCTCTTCACTCCACTCTCCCCTTTCTGTGATCGTCTGTGCAGCTTTGTGGTGAACTGCACACGAGACGAAGCTTAGATTCAGCTTCAGACTTAACTATTTATCATCTGTTTACACTGTCTTCCTGGTAATGCCGAGGGGAGGGGAACACCCCCAGGGCTGGGCTGTGCGCTTTTCCCTCCCTGGGGCTGCTCTGCAGAGTCCAGGCTGACACCCGAGCCACACTGCTCCTCCCTCGGCATCCACTGATTTAGGCTGGCCTGGACGCTAGCTCCCTGTCTCCTTCTGCTGGGTCCTTTAACAGCTGTTGTATAACTGACAGCCCCCGACTGCAGGGAAGTTCATGCCACAGTGTTAGTCCCAGGAAACTGCTTGAAATGGAGTTGAAAGACCAGTCCTGAAAGGAGTTGATGGGGAGATCCTCAGTGAGGACGAAACATGGGGCCGGggccagagaagggaggaggggcctaAGGTGATGAAGGGGCTAGGCTTGGCATCCACAGGAAAGTCACACTCACCATCATCACAGAATCCTAAAGTAAGGCAGGAAGGACTTAATTCTCCTGGGACATCTGTCACATAATGCCAAATATCCTGCTTCATGTAGAAGGGATTATTAGCTGACCCAATTGTGGGGTAAAATAGAAATCTTTGAATGCCATACTAAGGAGATATATTCTGCAttgttatttaaattaattaattaattattattgtggGAGGGTGTGGGTGCATGAGCCACGGcatggatgtggaggtcagaactcTGTAacgtcagttccctccttccacctgtaCATAGgctccaaggattgaactcagatcatcagtaAGCACCTctgccctgagccatctcaaggGGCCTGCGTTTACTACTGCTACTACTGCTTACTATTATTgtaattacatttattattattatgatgatgatgatgatgatgattacccTTCCTCTTTGGAATTCAACAGCTGATGAAAAGAATAATCATACATCATCATGTGAGTAAAGATCACACTTTAGAAGGACCAGCTACAGTTCCCCTCTTACACTTACACATCAAAGTCCCCTAGCAAGTAGAGTAACTTGTTATCTATTGTATTAGAAAGGTGataaatataatatgtatgtgtacatgtttaaaaagcatgtgctttttttttaagtgcaagtCTTTCTAGCAGACTCCAAGCTTCTGGGGTGACAACTGGACTGGCTTGTCCACCTGTGATTCTGGAGAGATGAGGATGCAGAAGCCTGTGCCTGCGGGGGACACATTTCATGTTTCATGTGCTTTCCATGTataaaaatcacatgaaaataaatgtttctgaCATAAATCCTGGGTTAACCAAGTTATCTTTAAGATCTTTAAATTGtcttaaaagacatttaaaaaatgatgtaagGGTCTGAGGAGATACCTCAGTTGCCATGAGCacttgagtttggattcccagcactaaagttaaaaaagctggatgtggtggcatgcacttgtaatctcagtcctgggaaggcaggggcaggtgggtccctggagctcactggccacccagcctagccaaatcagacAGGCCCAAGTTCAGcgagactctctctcaaaaaaccaagcgGAGAAGTACCATGGAAGACACTAGAGGTTGGCTTCCTGCCTCCACAGGTGcgcacacactaacacacacatgcacacatacacacacaaatctgaTACTTTTAGAAGAGGCTGACGTGTTCTCAGGGACGTGCCACATGATGTCACACACTTCAATCTAGTGATGTCCATGAGGGAGTGGAGACTAGAGAATCAGGGGTGGGGAGTTACCAACAAACAAGGACGGCCGAAACAAAGGGATGCCAAGAGGGGTTCCATTCAATTTCTGCCTGTTTTTACCACAGAAGGTTGTAAAGGGTTTTTCTGAGATGAACTAAAGAAAATGGATCCTGGTTCCTTCCACGGGGAAACTTGTTTATCCTGTAGCTTTTTTTAGAAACCATAAAAGTTGGCAagcttggctctgcctcatgCGTGCCTCAATTCTTCCTCACTCAGCAAATATCAACAGGAAAGGGCTCTTGTCAGTGACAACAATGAATGCAGAATGCACCAGAGCCTTGGGCTGACTACCTTGTTAGAACTGGAGACCAGACATGATCTCAGGGGCTGTTTACAGAATCACGGCGGCTCCCAGAGCTCGGGAGAAGATACCGCTAGCCAGGTAAATTGATTCTGTCGGGGACAGCGGTATCTTTGACTCCATTCCTATCAGTCTACAGAGTCATTTTGGAGCTGTCAAAGCTTCCAAGCAGAAAATCATTTACGATGGCTAGTAGTTGATTAAACAAATTTAactatgaaacacacacacacacacacacacacacacacacacacacacaaagctactTTTAGGAGTGTAGAAGAAGACCTCTTAGGCAGGAAACCAGGAGAGAATTGTGCCAGCCAGATAGGAATCACCATCTCCATAGAAGCCAGAGATATAGAGGACAGTGGTTCAATAAGGGATGAGGAAAAGGTGACCTAGATCCTCCTTGGGGTTATGGGGAGCCAAACATAATGTGCaagggatgaggactcagaaccAGTAATGGGTCCAGTTGGAATGGCAAGTTTGGGTTAGTAACCAGAGAGGCCACTATGTGAGCAACAAAATAAGTAATAACATTATTGGACATccacagaatggaagaaataCCCATTGACCCAGCTGATAGGATTGCACAAATAATGGATAAATACCAAGGGATAGTGAGAGGAAGAGTAGAGATTCCCTCAGAGTAAAATACCTACTAATTAACAAGGggtaagaaaaaaacatttgcaTGAGGCAAATGCCACAGTGATAATCCTTTAAAGTGGGAATTCTCAGTAGACCCTCAAATTAACAGGTGAGGCCAGAGACAAGTCAGAGTCTCTTCCCTTGTGTGGCAGTCAGACCTCTTAGCTGACATCAGCATCCCTGGCCTGGGTTCCATGTGCAGAGAAgtcaccacagtgtctgtggcgTGCTTGTTCCAGACATGTCATCTCCATCTAATGAGAAAACACTAGCAGAACCCAAAGTAGGTGCAGGCTCTGAGGTGCTGGTTTCAATTTCACAAGTATTAAGGTCACAGAAGACTCCAGAAACAGCTCAGTGAGATCCATGCGAATCCTAGCCTGAGTCCTCTTCCGGGAAAGCACATTCCTGGTGATTCTGGAGTGTCATCGAGGTCTAGGGGTCAACACAGAGCACTGCACCAATGTTAATGTCCTGGCTTCAATACAGTTAACCCGTCACTTCTCTTTTGAATGTAGGCTAAGTTTTAAACTGGACtaaaggtgggtgggtgggctggAGTCTgcattgctgttgttgttgttacggTTGTTTATTGGTTTGTGTGTTTAGGACAGGGTcttctctgcagtccaggctggcctgtgagTTACGATATGGCCTAGGCTGACCCACAACTTGcttcagtcctcctgccttagcatctcgagtgctggaattacacacCTAGATCTctgttaaatttttttgtttgattgtttagtTGGGAGTATATTTATGTGGACATGTTTGtgaggggatgtgtgtgtgtggtctagaGGCTGACACTGTTCTTcatgtttttagacagggttccTCTCACTCATTCTGAAGCAAACTGGTTTGGGTCAATTGCCTAGCCATCCTGAGTCTGCCTCTCTAGCACTACAACTACAGGCACCCTCCACAAAACCCTCCTTTTCCATGGGtgctaaggatctgaactcatgtcctcaagcTTGTGTGGTAAGACTTGAGTGATTAAGATACCTCCTTAGCTCTCTGTGTTCTTCTTGATGCTGTTTTGTAAgtttaatattattataaaacaaaaagtcagCGAGAATGAAGCCAAGCTTGACTTCATCTGGACAAGGCTGGATGCACTCATTTTCCAGGTGAGACCTGATGGAAAGTATTCAGTGGAGCATGGGTGATGGAGACAGAATGTAGAGAACCACCAGTCTTTCTTTCTGGCCATCTGGGAACAATACCCCCAAAACAAAGTATGAGTAGAACACTCAAGGGATGTCCATTGTTATCTATAATCAAGGCAATGGCAgcctctgtgctggctagttttatgtcgacTTGACACAGTCTGAAGTCCTTTTGGAAAAGGAGacctcacttgagaaaattcCCCCAGCAGACTGATTTGTGGGGTCATCTTTTTGATTGATGATTCATCTGGGAGGGTCCAGATCTCTGGGGGGCAGTGGCCACTCCTCGGTAGGTGGTCCTTGGAGCTCTAAGAATGCAGACTAAGtgagccatgaagagcaagccagaaagcagcattgCTCCACGTCTTCACATCAGCACCcacctcaggttcctgccctgtttgaggaGCTACCTGACTTCCCTGGACAGTGGACTGTTCACCTGAACCCACTGTcagatgaaataaagcctttcctccccaacgtGCTTCTGGTCAGTACCTTTTCATAGTGATGGAAACCCCAAGGCAGCCTGTCACAGTGGGAAGGACTTGATGGACAGCATGCAGAGATGAGAACAAGGGAACCTGGGAGAGCTGTGGTACTCTGCCTGGGGAGAATgctcaaagaaagagaaggaaaggtgaTAGCTGACGGTGGTGTTCccagaggaaaggcagaggagtCTTAGGGGCTAGCCATCATCTTCAATAATGTTCCCAGAGTTTTAAAATCCAAATAGACGTATCAAACCACCCTGCTGAGTTTTGAGGAAAATAAGTCATGTCTACAAGAGTAAATGTTTAGTCAAGTATTTTTTCAGTCCTTTAAATCCAAATGAGAAGAAACCAAAGGCAGATGCTCATCTTTTAGGTAAATAGAAATCGTTCTTATTCCTGTTGCTAGTGACCACCTCCTGCAAGATATTAAGATATCTGGGGAGAGAAAAGTAATTCTAAATAGCTGTATGAAAGGAGATATGTTCCCAATGTGGTTTTTTCACTTAGAAACCTTGGCTGTTCAGAGTAATCCTGGAAGAGCTATGCACTACACGATCTCAACTGCCTCCCAGTGTGGCGTTCACTGCTCTGTGCCGAACCCTGGAACCATGCCTGAGACAGACACCATTACATCATCTGGAGTGGGGACCCACTTCTGACTGCACTGTCACCAAGTACATACCTCCCACTGCATTGCAACGGGATGTCATTTCCCAGAGTACCAGAGCCATGGAATAGACATCTGTCTGCTTGAAGGACTCCACGTTTTCCAAATTCATCCTGGATTCTAGAACTTCTGGGGCCATGTATCTTGCAGTTCccaccttaaaacaaaacaaaacataacacagAATGAAGCGCATAATTTAATTCTGAGGGAACTTGTTAAAGGGACTTAAGCTTGAGGTTTCTCATACACAGATGATGTTTTGTTTCTAGAGGtttcttcttttgttcctagGTAAGtccatacatgtatatgatgtattttgatcacattcaccctcaCTCTCCTCTCTTATTTCCTGCCTACTTCTAGAACCCTTTCTTGCTGACAAGTCCCCTACCTACTTCCTTGTCTTTTTTAAATGGTCCATTGCGTTTGATTAGTGTTGCTCAGAAATGCGTTGGTGCAGGCGTTCCAGGATCAGGGTAACTAACAGTGGCCACACCACTGAAGGAACATGactcttctcccatctcccccagcagccatcaactggcAACAGCTCTTCAGCCTGAGGTGTGATATTTTCTATCTCTGTAGATAGTGATTACCTCGAACCGCTGATTCTCCCACCTCCATTTCCAGAGTGCTGAAACTATAGGCGTACACTACCACAGCcactttatgtggtgctaggagtCAAACTCGGGGCttcatgcacactaggcaagcactctgctgactGAGCTACATCCGCAGCCCTGTGCAGATGCTCTCTCAAAAAACTCATAGCGCTGTTTTAAATGATGAGAATTACACAGGCAGACACAACACATACTGTTATTTTCTCTCTTTGAGAACTCTTCAAGACTCTAAACAAAACACGCTCAAACAAGTGTCCCAGTCCAGAACTACTAATCTGGCTTCATATGCCATCCTATTATTCAATATTCTTATAGATAACCTCAAGAGCCACATCTATGATATTTTAGATgcttatatttttaagtaatttatttagttttatttcatgtgaTGAGTATTTTGCATGCTCCACATGTGtgactggtgcctgcagaggccagaagggggcatcagagcccctggaactggagttacagacaatcgtgagctgccatgtgggtgctgggaacaaaacccaggtcctgtggagaGACTAAGAATCAGACAGACTCCatgaaaggcagacagacagtgAGAGGAGCTATGGCTCAGTAATAAAGATGGTGAACTCCCCAAATGGCTGCCTTCTTCCTCAACCCCTAGACGTGATACAAGATCCTGGCAGCTTACAACAAAGGCTTCATAACTTTTCTTCTCCCAACAGTAGGCCTCTGGATGGAGAGGGTCACCAAGTTCAAAGCCCAGTCAGGACATGTTATCATGTCTACCAGCCCTTCTATCattcttcaaactgaccaaccctaaATTAGGGGAGGAAGACCCTTCAGAGAAGACAAACCCCAGCCCTCAAGAAGAGCCTGGATTTTCAGTTTCCACATCCCCTCTATGCTCTGCAGGCCTTTTTGCCGTGTGTCTGCTACAGGTCTGTgtcttttcagtccaataaacaCCTTTCTTCAACTGCTGATTCTTCTCGttcctgtttgttgttgttcagtttcTCCACTCCAATCCTTCACCCTCCAGGCTTTTTCCTATCTTTtcattctttaactggcagagaaaaggaACCTGGTCAAAATCCCTAGTCTAGcactctgtaagagcagcaagtgcccttagctgctaagtcatctccccatcccctcgcctgtttatttttggttttgcaaatcagattttttttcttcattctggaAACTCTAAGACTCATGATGAAAATAATTGCCACCCATCTGGGTCACTTAACGaccatttaattttaatttatcctGTGACCCATATGACATAATTTCATAAATCTCTGCTAAATTAAAGTCATATGAAAAGCCCAAATCATACAATGGATTCCATGAATGTGATGTGTGGCTGTATTCTGGTTATTTAGGCTTGTGATCAATTTTATGATTGACATTAAACAAACACAGGGCCCGCAGGGAAAAGGGATAGCTATTTCTAAGGGAAGTTTTTCAAACGGAAATGTCTGATACTGCAGCATATATGAGTTCCTCCAATGTCAATCACTGTCCTGTCATACAGAAGTCAAATAATTTGATGCCATTGTTCCAAAGAAAAGTTCTTACTGGCGTGTCTTAGAAgacacttttctttttaacagagCACTCTGTGAGTCATTGACCTGACATATTAACTTGTTTGTGTCTCAGCAAGATGACCTCCACACTGCATGTGCTGCTATGGACAGAGTGCTGACAAGGCAAACTTCACAAGTTTGCTTCATTCCAAGGAGACTTTTAGAGTGTGCCCTGTTTGCCAGCTGTGGAAAGTAGCAATGCTCCTGATGGGCCCACGGTGACAGTCATCAGCTGTCACCTGGGAAGGAAATCCTCCAGTGCACCTTAGTCAAAGGGTTTCCATGTGGATCCTGGACAATGCTTCAAAAATGGAATcgctgggctgggaagatgggtcAGCCAGCAAAGAGCTTACCTCACAAGCAAGAAGATAGCACTTCAGTTCCCAGGATCTATGCTAAaggcggttgtggtggcacacctttctAATTCCACCGCTGTGTgcagaggggcagagacaggaggatccctggagctatCTATCCAGCCAGCCTGGCTAAATTGGTGAGCTCCGGTTTCAGCAAGTGgccttgtctcacaaaacaaggtgAGTAGCAATGGAGGAATATATTTGGGCTCCACACAAATACCTGTGTGTGCACTGACACATacgtgcacctacacacacacacacacacacacacacacacacacacacacacacacacacgtctctaattgaaaattttcagaaagaaaataaaagaaaggggtAGAGGTGAGGCCAGGTGTGAGGTCAGGGTCAGGAGCACCAGCTCTCACTTACCTGTCCACTGTTGGCCAAGTCATCCACAGACAGAGTAGGGTCCAGGCGCAAGGATAGCCCGAAGTCACACAGGCAACAGGTCAAATCATTCTTCACAAGGATGTTAGAGCTCTTGAGGTCCCTGTGAACAATGGGCATCTTGGGCCTTCCACAAGGCGTGTGGTCACTGTGGAGATGAGCGATGCCCCTGGCCAGGGAGCTGCCCAGCTTCCGCAGGTCCTCCCAGCTGATGACATGCCTGGTGAGGTATTCCTGCAGGTTGCCCTTGGCATGGAAAGCTGTGATCAGCCAGTACTGCTTGCCCAGCTCTGTCTTCCGCTCCTCAGCAGTGAGGAACTGCAGGATATTCTCGTGTTTCAGGTTGATGTCTGAGAAGATGTCCTTCTCCGTTTTCCATGACGTGTACTCCTCATAGGGGAAGATCTTGACGGCCACAGTCTCAAACTGCTCTGAAGTGTTCTGCTTCAGCTTGGCCTTGTAGACCTCAGCAAATCGGCCCTTTCCTACCAGGGTGTCCAGCTCAATGGGCAGCAGTTCTGTGTTGTGGTTGATGTTGTTGGCGCACGTAGAGCTGATATCCGAACGATCGTCCTCCAGGATGATGGCACAGTTGTCACTGAACTCCATGAGTTTCCGGGGCTTGCTGCTTTCCCAGGATGGGCTCAGCTTCTGCTGCCGGTGGACACGATAGCAGTAGAAGATGATGATCACAGCTATGGCAATCCCCAGCGGAGGCAGGAGGCTGACACCGGTCACTTGGATAATGACCAGAAACAGGTCAGGACTGCTGGTGGTGTACTCTGATGTGGAGATAAAGCAGGAGAGAAGGATTAGGTTTGGGAGGTGTGAGTCACCAGGAAGCAAGTCTACAATCACGCATTTACACACAGTAGCATCTGAACTGTGTCCACGGACACTAGATGGTGATTCTTTCCAGGGATGCTGAACACTAGCACACCATCCATGTCCTTCCCAAGGTAAAACCAAATCAGATACGACCAAGGATACCATATCAACCAAAGTTTGATACATAGGATGTTGGTAGATACTGGTTCCGAGTCTCTTCCTCAGCATCCATCACGTACATACATGAAGGGAGAACTGGGAGACGGATACATTAGTAAGGCccctgccttgcaagcatgagcaCCTGTGCTAAacctccagaacccatgtcaaaaggcacacacttgtaattccaggcttggggaaatggaggcaggcggctctctgaGGCTCACTTGTCAGCCAGTCCAGGCAAATCAGTGAGTCTCAGGtcaaatgagagaccctgtcctaaaaagGGTCATTCCTAAGGAATCCACTAGCATCCACGTGCATACATTTGCACACTTGTGTACCttgcagacacaaacacatatgtatggCCTGGGTGTGCAACAGAGCAGGTGGGAGCGTGGGAAGGAGCGCAGGTAATCCTGGCCTGAGATCATCCACTCAAGCACCTCCTACTCTTCAAAGTTTAGCTTAAAAGCAACTCTCTAAGAAAAGCCGAGGACACTTAGTAAAGTGCCTTGTGTCATGTAATCTCACGGCTTCTATGCTCTTCCTGTGTGGCTGTGTTTTTGTGCCTGTCGGCACAGTCAGAGCTGAGTAACGACAATGTTCTGAACAATAACTAAGGTTGAGAATTGGGGATAGAGATTAAGTGACACGACTCCTGCTTTTAAATGGTTCCTTACGTAGTCATGTGATTTAGCGTTAAATGGCCCCCTTCCACGCTTTGCCAGGGTCACGTGCTTGAAAACTTGATTCTCAACTGCTGGTGATGCTCTGGAAGCTTATAGAAACTTCACCAAGTGGAACCTCACTCCCTAGAGGAAGTGGGTCTTTTAGGGCGAGTCTTGAGATGTGTAACCTCGTTTTCAGTGTGCTTGCTCCCTGTTTCCTATGAATGCACTGTGGTCAGGTCTTCCAGCCCGCTTTCACCCTGTGACTGACTGTATCCATTCAAACTGCAAGACGGAATAATTGCTTCCTTCCTTAATTCTGGTCAAGTCATTTGGTCATAGCAATACAAAAGTAACCTAGCCATCTAGAACCTGATAAaactgtagagcagtggttctcaacctgtgggtcgtgactgCCTTAAGGGTTGAATGAACCTCTTTCACAGGGGTtccccaagaccatcagaaaacacaggtatttacactacagttcataacagtagcaaaattgcagttatggagtagcaacaaaaataattttatggttgggggtcaccacaacatgaggaactgtgttaaaaggtcacagcattagggaggttgggaaccactgctgcCGAGACTGTCACAGTCCTGTTGTTCCTATTGACCCTAACCTCCAATTCACTCTGCTCACTCTGATTCCCTCTCAGACTACTCTGAAACACCAGCTATGGGCCTGGAAGTGGTCTCTGGAAGTCTCCTGGCCACTCAGTGTCCCTCTTTTTGCCATGCATTTGGTTGCTTGTGGTGGAGACAACACACCCGAGACCTAACAATGCAACTTTAGTTTATCTGCCAGCTTTGATCATGTGTTATTAGTTCTCTTGGGAAAAGAACATGATTAGTAACTATAATGGGCAGAGGATAGTTAAAGACATCCACATGAATGCCAGAATTCTAGGCATGTGTTGTTCACCTGGACTTGAAGTACTCCTTAATGAGCAGGCCTTAGGTTCTGACTCTATAGTCACAGCATTCCTGACTGTCTACTATTGGCATGCCACTGTCCTCACACTACCAGCGGAGGAGTtagtgcatgcacacaaatgctGAGCAAAATATATGACATTCCAGAAGGGAGCCAAGTATATGGTACAATGTGTGGGTTGATGGGGCATGAGAAAGCTCAGAGAAACATGGGAGGTACAGGAGCACAGACTATATTTGAGTTGTTCTCTGACAGATGAGAACCACCCATGAGGCACAGAAAGAATGTCatgggagggagaaagaatatGTGACGTATCTGAGGACCCTTTCCAGAATGTCTCTGTAAGGGGACGGCGGGAAGCAGTTGGTAGAGGGTATTGAGATGGATTTGATGTCAGACATAGGATTTGTAATTATTCAATTGATAATACTCAGCTACTTCAGTTATTGGGTTAGGGGAGCGGCGAGTGTTCAAGCCAGATGGCTAGGAAGACGACTAAGGTGTCTAGAGGGAACTTGGTTCCTAATTGGCATGTGACACAGTCACTCCAGAGACACTGAACGAAGCCAAAGGAGGAGAATGTGGAGACATGGAATGATCAGCTCCCCATGTGACTCCAGCTGGTTGATTGAATGAAAATTTCTCTCAGGACAATGGGGCTCTGTAGGGGCAATGGTCAGGTCATCCGGTACCACGGAGATGCACTGGCCACTGGCACAGGCTGGGTCACTTCCATGATTTCCTGCTTGTGCTGCCAGGTGAACACTGCCTTATGTTCTAAAGCAGGCAGATTTAGTCAGTTTTCATACAGCCTTGGGATGAAGACACCCCCACACTTTGAACAGTTGTTAACcagaggggctgggggagagagagaggggccgTCTGTGGATTCTCTTAATAGAGACCTTCCTGCTATAAAGATCAGCTCTGCTCCATAAAGCCAAAAGGATTTACTATCTGGT
This window harbors:
- the Tgfbr2 gene encoding TGF-beta receptor type-2 isoform X1 — encoded protein: MGRGLLRGLWPLHIVLWTRIASTIPPQVPKSDVEMEAQKDAPIHLSCNRTIHPLNRFNSDMMTSDNGGAVKLPQLCKFCDVRSSTCDNQKSCMSNCSITAICEKPHEVCVAVWRKNDENITLETVCHDPKLTYHGFVVEDSASPKCIMKEKKRPGETFFMCACNVEECNDHIIFSEEYTTSSPDLFLVIIQVTGVSLLPPLGIAIAVIIIFYCYRVHRQQKLSPSWESSKPRKLMEFSDNCAIILEDDRSDISSTCANNINHNTELLPIELDTLVGKGRFAEVYKAKLKQNTSEQFETVAVKIFPYEEYTSWKTEKDIFSDINLKHENILQFLTAEERKTELGKQYWLITAFHAKGNLQEYLTRHVISWEDLRKLGSSLARGIAHLHSDHTPCGRPKMPIVHRDLKSSNILVKNDLTCCLCDFGLSLRLDPTLSVDDLANSGQVGTARYMAPEVLESRMNLENVESFKQTDVYSMALVLWEMTSRCNAVGEVKDYEPPFGSKVREHPCVESMKDNVLRDRGRPEIPSFWLNHQGIQIVCETLTECWDHDPEARLTAQCVAERFSELEHPDRLSGRSCSQEKIPEDGSLNTTK
- the Tgfbr2 gene encoding TGF-beta receptor type-2 isoform X2 — encoded protein: MGRGLLRGLWPLHIVLWTRIASTIPPQVPKSVNSDMMTSDNGGAVKLPQLCKFCDVRSSTCDNQKSCMSNCSITAICEKPHEVCVAVWRKNDENITLETVCHDPKLTYHGFVVEDSASPKCIMKEKKRPGETFFMCACNVEECNDHIIFSEEYTTSSPDLFLVIIQVTGVSLLPPLGIAIAVIIIFYCYRVHRQQKLSPSWESSKPRKLMEFSDNCAIILEDDRSDISSTCANNINHNTELLPIELDTLVGKGRFAEVYKAKLKQNTSEQFETVAVKIFPYEEYTSWKTEKDIFSDINLKHENILQFLTAEERKTELGKQYWLITAFHAKGNLQEYLTRHVISWEDLRKLGSSLARGIAHLHSDHTPCGRPKMPIVHRDLKSSNILVKNDLTCCLCDFGLSLRLDPTLSVDDLANSGQVGTARYMAPEVLESRMNLENVESFKQTDVYSMALVLWEMTSRCNAVGEVKDYEPPFGSKVREHPCVESMKDNVLRDRGRPEIPSFWLNHQGIQIVCETLTECWDHDPEARLTAQCVAERFSELEHPDRLSGRSCSQEKIPEDGSLNTTK